The proteins below come from a single Papaver somniferum cultivar HN1 chromosome 11, ASM357369v1, whole genome shotgun sequence genomic window:
- the LOC113324645 gene encoding uncharacterized protein LOC113324645: protein MEVKRSKAGLFLHQTKYSLDLLQKCNMVGSKPCSSPCTPGAKLSITDGEPVSNPTEYRSLVGALQYLTWSRPEIAYAVNRVCQFMHSPTTVHLSSAKRILRYIKGTLGHGILFTKGLSAISGYCDADWAGDPDTRRSTSGFCLFFSNNPISWSAKKQPTVSRSSTEDEYKCLVSTAVEVLWAVFTLMYTDSSGQLTCEVSCFDWFCLLIQAVLSVSDTALPMCFISFLFNKEFHFLISSK from the exons ATGGAGGTTAAAAGAAGTAAAGCTGGTCTGTTCTTACATCAAACTAAATATAGTTTGGACTTACTTCAAAAATGTAATATGGTTGGTTCCAAACCATGCAGTTCTCCATGTACTCCTGGTGCTAAACTCAGTATTACAGATGGTGAACCTGTTTCTAATCCAACTGAGTATAGGTCACTTGTTGGAGCTCTTCAATATCTCACATGGTCAAGACCTGAAATCGCTTATGCTGTAAATCGGGTTTGCCAATTCATGCACTCTCCAACAACAGTACACCTATCTTCAGCTAAGAGAATTTTAAGATACATAAAAGGTACTCTTGGACATGGTATTTTATTCACAAAGGGTCTCTCTGCTATATCTGGTTATTgtgatgctgattgggctggaGATCCAGACACCAGAAGATCAACAAGTGGTTTCTGTTTATTTTTTAGTAATAATCCAATTTCATGGTCTGCTAAAAAGCAGCCAACTGTGTCTAGAAGCTCCACTGAAGATGAATACAAATGCTTAGTCTCCACAGCTGTTGAAGTTCTTTGG GCTGTCTTTACTTTGATGTATACTGATTCTAGTGGTCAACTGACTTGTGAGGTGTCATGTTTTGATTGGTTTTGTCTGCTAATACAGGCTGTCTTGTCTGTATCAGACACAGCCTTGCCTATGTGTTTTATAAGCTTTCTGTTTAATAAAGAATTTcacttcttgatttctagtaaatAG